A stretch of Metabacillus sp. FJAT-52054 DNA encodes these proteins:
- a CDS encoding DUF86 domain-containing protein, giving the protein MYFVDREKIEETLKLMEDLLSFFSETESFETKMEKLALQRLGHLTIECILDTGNALIDGFIMRDPGSYEDIIDILLDEKVIAEADEEGLKELVFFRKPLIQEYLSADTKQLENLMGTHFDILKAFPQKVRTYLANELGPVSAFKN; this is encoded by the coding sequence ATGTATTTTGTAGACAGGGAAAAAATAGAGGAAACACTGAAGCTGATGGAAGACCTTCTCAGCTTTTTTTCAGAAACCGAATCTTTTGAAACGAAAATGGAAAAGCTGGCTCTTCAAAGACTGGGACATTTGACGATTGAGTGCATTCTTGACACCGGCAACGCCCTGATTGATGGATTTATCATGAGGGATCCTGGCAGTTATGAGGATATCATTGATATACTGCTGGATGAAAAAGTGATTGCAGAGGCTGATGAGGAAGGTTTGAAGGAGCTGGTCTTTTTCAGAAAGCCATTAATTCAAGAGTATCTTTCTGCCGATACAAAGCAGCTTGAAAATCTGATGGGCACACATTTTGATATACTGAAGGCTTTTCCTCAAAAGGTGCGTACGTATCTTGCGAATGAGCTTGGCCCGGTATCAGCTTTCAAAAATTAA
- a CDS encoding EAL domain-containing protein, giving the protein MLPYTYLKYYPPQFILRNPLLEGVYDAVIDGKKVAGIVINFTNIKEVISQLDSSQEKEFCLSFKKHTKSILETSDFQNDILVVHNYYNKGLTVFLKIDENKQSVPYIEQFIGYFVSRIQKWLSQDYPYIHFTSESGYMFVDRTEGSTHEAILRTQQQAADMAEKRIHSKYIDMVLNMRDIVQKQNIRLLAQPIIELDTKKVQAWEILTRGPEGTPLENPLQLFSVARQTNMVYDLEMLILEKAMSLVEETRTQEDIYINFTPLTLGNKRFVASVKKAFERHPAVNPQNIILEITERDSIEGMAFFKDNISDLRDIGIRIAVDDTGAGYASLHTISEVLPDIIKIDRSVIENIDTNRVKESMLKGLLLIARETGSLVVAEGIEKKEEADVLTRNRVDLAQGYFYAKPGLLQKERVAF; this is encoded by the coding sequence ATGCTCCCATATACCTATTTGAAGTATTATCCTCCGCAATTCATTTTGAGGAATCCGCTGCTTGAAGGGGTTTATGATGCTGTCATCGACGGAAAAAAAGTAGCGGGAATTGTCATTAATTTTACGAATATAAAGGAAGTTATCTCACAGCTGGACTCTTCTCAGGAAAAGGAATTTTGTCTAAGCTTTAAAAAGCATACCAAATCCATACTGGAGACGTCTGACTTTCAGAATGATATACTTGTTGTGCACAATTATTATAATAAAGGCTTGACCGTTTTTTTGAAAATTGATGAAAATAAGCAAAGCGTCCCCTATATTGAGCAATTCATCGGATATTTTGTATCTAGGATTCAAAAGTGGCTTTCTCAGGATTATCCTTACATTCATTTCACAAGTGAATCGGGCTACATGTTTGTTGACAGAACAGAAGGATCCACCCATGAGGCGATCTTAAGAACCCAGCAGCAGGCGGCTGATATGGCTGAGAAGCGGATTCATTCCAAATATATCGACATGGTGCTGAACATGAGAGACATTGTCCAAAAACAGAATATCAGGCTTCTTGCACAGCCGATTATTGAACTGGATACAAAAAAGGTCCAGGCCTGGGAAATCCTAACGAGAGGTCCTGAAGGCACACCACTTGAAAATCCGCTGCAATTATTTTCAGTGGCAAGGCAAACCAATATGGTCTATGATCTCGAAATGCTGATTTTGGAAAAAGCCATGAGTCTCGTTGAAGAAACGCGGACACAAGAGGATATCTACATCAATTTCACCCCCCTTACTCTGGGGAACAAAAGGTTTGTTGCCTCTGTTAAAAAAGCATTCGAACGTCATCCGGCTGTAAATCCGCAGAATATCATTCTGGAAATTACCGAGCGGGATTCCATTGAGGGAATGGCTTTTTTTAAGGATAATATCAGCGACTTGAGGGATATCGGAATCCGTATTGCAGTTGATGATACAGGAGCGGGCTATGCCAGTCTCCACACAATCAGCGAAGTACTCCCGGATATCATTAAGATTGACCGGTCGGTTATTGAAAATATTGATACGAACCGGGTAAAAGAATCGATGCTGAAAGGACTTCTTCTTATCGCAAGAGAAACAGGATCGCTTGTAGTGGCTGAGGGCATCGAAAAGAAAGAAGAGGCTGATGTACTGACCAGAAATAGGGTAGACTTGGCACAGGGATATTTTTATGCCAAGCCTGGATTGCTTCAAAAAGAACGGGTAGCCTTTTAA
- a CDS encoding DUF3055 domain-containing protein — protein sequence MERFFLYDEVDETKTRFVSFTGEHQRFDLALLHTNRYYGKMIVLNLQSSRFAIVGTDDLDEPGYIEHAFQLSEDEAAELREFLYETV from the coding sequence ATGGAGCGATTTTTCTTATACGATGAGGTGGATGAGACAAAAACAAGGTTTGTAAGTTTTACTGGCGAGCATCAGCGCTTTGATCTGGCTTTGCTGCATACGAACCGCTACTATGGCAAAATGATTGTACTAAACCTTCAAAGCAGCCGATTTGCAATTGTTGGTACAGATGATTTAGACGAACCCGGTTATATTGAACATGCATTCCAGCTTTCAGAGGATGAGGCAGCAGAACTGAGAGAGTTTCTGTACGAAACCGTTTAA
- a CDS encoding YutD-like domain-containing protein, with translation MVTVQNIHYELFKDERDGFNEEAFKARYSDILNKYDYIVGDWGYGQLRLKGFFEDQNQKASYDTKISTLDEYLYEYCNFGCAYFVLKKIRK, from the coding sequence TTGGTAACCGTACAAAATATTCATTATGAACTTTTTAAAGATGAGAGAGACGGCTTTAACGAAGAAGCCTTTAAAGCGCGGTACTCGGACATCTTAAATAAATATGATTACATCGTTGGTGATTGGGGTTACGGCCAGCTTAGGCTAAAAGGATTTTTCGAGGATCAAAATCAGAAGGCTTCTTATGATACGAAAATAAGCACCCTTGATGAGTATCTTTATGAGTACTGTAATTTTGGCTGTGCCTATTTTGTTTTAAAAAAAATACGTAAATAA
- a CDS encoding YhcN/YlaJ family sporulation lipoprotein, with product MKFLKPFVFLAVLLLASACQMGEEGQKDMTDENGSTINVNEKKDMYKKTSNESKKEQKTENYGFVRHKKSGLTKNGEQTEYYGINREELADTISGLSVQLPGIEEAAVLVTDEEALIAYRGSGKNRNEMADMVSKTAISAVPRYYHVYISDNPSYFDQLQSYSKMDSQSPNADAIISKLIRQMLKDSPQGKSLNKGENANGEGYGEMNENMDEDMKDFYEKTHYK from the coding sequence TTGAAATTTTTAAAACCGTTCGTTTTCCTAGCCGTCCTTCTCCTGGCATCTGCATGCCAAATGGGTGAGGAAGGGCAAAAGGATATGACCGATGAAAATGGAAGTACGATTAATGTAAATGAAAAAAAAGATATGTACAAAAAGACAAGCAATGAGAGCAAAAAGGAGCAGAAAACAGAGAACTATGGATTTGTCCGCCATAAAAAAAGCGGGTTGACTAAAAACGGAGAGCAGACAGAGTATTACGGAATTAACCGGGAAGAGCTTGCCGATACGATCAGCGGATTATCCGTTCAGCTTCCGGGCATTGAGGAAGCGGCAGTACTTGTAACAGATGAAGAAGCTCTGATTGCTTATCGGGGCAGCGGCAAGAACAGAAATGAAATGGCTGATATGGTGAGCAAAACCGCTATTTCTGCTGTTCCCCGATATTATCATGTGTATATTTCCGATAACCCGTCTTATTTTGATCAGCTTCAATCGTACAGTAAAATGGACTCCCAAAGTCCGAATGCCGATGCGATTATTTCCAAACTGATCCGGCAGATGCTTAAAGATTCTCCTCAGGGTAAAAGCTTGAATAAGGGAGAAAATGCAAACGGCGAGGGTTATGGTGAAATGAATGAGAACATGGACGAGGATATGAAGGACTTTTATGAGAAAACACACTATAAATAG
- the lipA gene encoding lipoyl synthase, which yields MAKQEEHLRKPEWLKIKLNTNENYTGLKKLMREQKLNTVCEEARCPNIHECWAVRRTATFMILGSVCTRACRFCAVKTGLPTELDLQEPERVADSVAVMNLKHAVVTAVARDDLKDGGSQVFAETVRAIRRKSPFTTVEVLPSDMGGSYDNLKTLMDARPDILNHNIETVKRLTPRVRARAKYDRSLELLRRSKELQPDIPTKSSIMIGLGETKEEIIETMDDLRANHVDIMTIGQYLQPTKKHLKVQKYYHPDEFAELKEIALSKGFSHCEAGPMVRSSYHADEQVNEASKQRQANA from the coding sequence TTGGCCAAGCAAGAGGAACATTTACGTAAACCGGAATGGTTAAAAATAAAACTGAATACGAATGAAAATTACACTGGCTTAAAGAAATTGATGCGGGAACAAAAGCTCAATACAGTCTGTGAAGAAGCAAGATGCCCGAATATTCATGAATGCTGGGCTGTCAGACGAACGGCTACCTTTATGATTTTAGGTTCTGTATGCACACGTGCATGCCGTTTCTGTGCGGTAAAAACCGGCCTCCCTACTGAGCTTGATCTTCAGGAGCCGGAACGTGTAGCAGATTCTGTTGCTGTAATGAACCTTAAACACGCTGTTGTAACGGCTGTTGCACGCGATGATTTGAAAGATGGCGGATCCCAGGTATTTGCAGAAACTGTTCGCGCTATTCGCAGAAAAAGTCCATTCACAACAGTGGAAGTTCTTCCATCCGATATGGGCGGTTCATATGATAACCTGAAAACTCTTATGGATGCGCGTCCAGATATTTTGAATCATAATATCGAAACCGTAAAGCGCCTTACACCAAGAGTCCGTGCCCGTGCGAAATACGACCGTTCTCTTGAACTGCTGCGCCGTTCCAAAGAGCTTCAGCCGGATATCCCAACGAAAAGCTCTATCATGATTGGTCTTGGTGAAACGAAGGAAGAAATTATTGAAACAATGGATGATCTTCGAGCAAACCATGTAGATATCATGACAATCGGCCAGTACCTGCAGCCGACGAAAAAGCACTTGAAGGTTCAAAAATATTACCACCCTGATGAGTTTGCAGAATTGAAAGAAATTGCTCTTTCTAAAGGATTCAGCCACTGTGAAGCAGGCCCGATGGTCCGTTCTTCCTATCATGCCGATGAGCAGGTAAACGAGGCATCCAAGCAGCGTCAGGCAAATGCATAA
- a CDS encoding M23 family metallopeptidase — MIALMLAVFCIPHHAAGAENNDEKAENTKRMMLFKKTGKRTHISWELLAAADQFERNVRLSRRDLPKQNGLIGIYISPDRWSGPLNPNPSDVNPARIHLFGGIGRDGDGDGKADPANDEDVLFSYASFLSQYGRGLENIKIGLWDYYQRDKSVGLILGHMKIIDKIGNLDLAGRSFPVPIRYNYSYRSTWGDARGWGGRRIHEGTDIFADYGVPVLATSYGIIEMKGWNRFGGWRVGIRDIRNTYHYYGHLNGFAKNLREGMIVKPGQVIGSVGSSGYGPPGTAGKFPPHLHYGMYKDNGRTEWSFDPYPYLRIWERGDKKNKK; from the coding sequence ATGATTGCCCTAATGCTTGCCGTTTTCTGCATTCCGCATCATGCAGCGGGAGCAGAAAATAACGATGAAAAAGCAGAAAATACAAAGCGGATGATGCTGTTTAAGAAAACTGGAAAACGAACTCATATTTCCTGGGAGCTGCTCGCTGCAGCTGATCAATTTGAGCGGAATGTCAGGCTTTCGAGAAGAGATTTGCCAAAACAAAACGGACTGATTGGGATCTATATTTCACCTGACCGCTGGAGCGGCCCTCTAAACCCCAATCCTTCTGACGTTAATCCCGCACGAATTCACCTTTTTGGAGGGATCGGCAGAGACGGAGATGGAGACGGGAAGGCTGATCCGGCAAATGATGAGGACGTCCTGTTCTCCTATGCCTCCTTCCTTTCTCAATATGGAAGAGGACTCGAAAACATAAAAATTGGTTTATGGGACTACTATCAAAGAGATAAATCGGTAGGCCTTATTTTAGGCCATATGAAGATCATCGATAAAATAGGGAATTTGGATTTGGCTGGCCGTTCTTTCCCTGTGCCGATTCGATATAATTACAGCTACAGGAGCACATGGGGTGATGCCCGTGGATGGGGCGGAAGAAGGATTCATGAAGGAACGGATATATTTGCTGATTACGGTGTGCCTGTGCTAGCCACCTCTTATGGAATCATCGAAATGAAAGGCTGGAACCGGTTTGGCGGATGGAGAGTCGGCATCCGCGATATTCGAAACACCTATCATTATTATGGACACTTGAATGGGTTTGCCAAGAACTTACGGGAGGGCATGATTGTAAAGCCCGGCCAGGTTATCGGATCTGTTGGCAGCTCAGGCTACGGACCGCCCGGCACGGCAGGGAAATTCCCGCCTCATCTCCATTACGGAATGTACAAAGATAACGGCCGAACAGAATGGTCTTTTGATCCCTATCCATATTTACGGATTTGGGAACGGGGAGATAAGAAAAATAAAAAGTAA
- the yunB gene encoding sporulation protein YunB — protein sequence MAKFRRRLPKRGPMPFRYVLLLSFIFFLLSTAAGLYIVNKEIQPVLMSIAEAETQKIASLIINDALKKQLEEEGDTGKLVNANVDKEGKLIDLDSSGVRKMLAGFTDHIQRNLLLAEKGNLAVLDIPELKDSKENFIYQIPLGQTTGNVLLGGIGPKIPVRFELIGHALTDSKTTAEPYGINNALIKINIDVKVNLRVIIPFSSKSTTVSTSIPVDIKTVIGDVPDYYNNGGGQAPAIELK from the coding sequence TTGGCTAAATTTCGTAGACGTCTCCCAAAAAGAGGACCGATGCCTTTCCGGTATGTGCTGCTGCTCTCTTTTATTTTTTTTCTTCTCTCTACTGCAGCGGGATTGTATATCGTGAATAAAGAAATTCAGCCGGTGCTGATGAGTATAGCCGAAGCTGAAACACAGAAGATTGCATCCCTCATTATAAATGATGCGTTAAAGAAACAGCTGGAAGAAGAGGGGGATACGGGCAAGCTCGTCAATGCCAATGTGGATAAAGAGGGAAAGCTAATTGATTTGGATTCAAGCGGAGTACGGAAGATGCTTGCGGGCTTTACAGATCATATACAAAGAAATCTCCTGCTAGCCGAGAAAGGAAATCTGGCAGTGCTCGATATTCCGGAGCTAAAGGATTCGAAAGAAAATTTCATTTATCAGATTCCTCTTGGGCAAACAACGGGAAACGTTCTGCTCGGTGGCATAGGGCCGAAGATTCCCGTCCGGTTTGAACTCATCGGCCATGCTCTGACTGATTCCAAGACAACGGCAGAACCATATGGAATTAACAACGCGCTTATAAAAATTAACATTGATGTGAAGGTCAATCTTCGGGTGATTATTCCATTTTCAAGTAAGAGTACAACCGTTTCAACAAGCATCCCGGTAGATATCAAAACCGTTATTGGAGACGTGCCGGACTATTACAACAACGGCGGAGGGCAGGCTCCGGCCATTGAGCTAAAATGA
- a CDS encoding DUF1805 domain-containing protein has protein sequence MVTISPIVIDGQMFTAVTVKLPKTNFMAISSEKGYIACGALDVALLNDQLKDREILAGRAVGVRTIDQLLHAPLESVTFEAQRCGIHAGMTGRDALLLMI, from the coding sequence ATGGTGACCATTTCACCCATTGTCATAGATGGCCAGATGTTTACTGCCGTTACCGTTAAACTGCCTAAAACCAACTTTATGGCCATATCCAGTGAGAAAGGCTACATCGCCTGCGGAGCATTGGATGTAGCGTTACTTAATGATCAATTAAAGGATCGTGAAATACTTGCAGGGAGAGCAGTCGGCGTAAGAACGATTGATCAGCTCCTGCATGCTCCGCTGGAATCCGTCACCTTTGAAGCACAGAGGTGCGGAATTCACGCTGGTATGACAGGGAGAGACGCTCTTTTACTGATGATATAG
- a CDS encoding bifunctional UDP-sugar hydrolase/5'-nucleotidase, whose protein sequence is MKKLHIYHTNDLHSHFENWPQIAHYVKRSRQQNLKDSEESFLFDIGDHVDRFHPISEASFGQKNVEMMNELHYDAATIGNNEGITLPYASLNSLYSRANFPVILSNLFQPDGQRPGWAKPYEILTLSDGFKVGLLGVTVSYKPFYEKLGWIIQDPFESLKEVLPGVAEQADYLVMLSHLGLYDDEKLAEEFPELNLILGAHTHHLLEEGKWIRNTLLCGAGKYGTHTGHVEMEYDEHTKTIIKQTASVKAMDAAEKSEADEKKLHHHLQESIALLSDPIAELDKELNIRWFEESDFSAMLAKSLRSWCGGEASMINAGMLLDSLPKGPVTKKDLHRICPHPINPCNVELMGDQLLEVIRQASTEEMEQLKMKGLGFRGAVMGKMIYDGIDVTYEILKDGKKHVASVAVNGQPLDHNRKYKISTADMFTLGPLYPVIGHSPNKEYFMPEFLRDLLEWTLTH, encoded by the coding sequence ATGAAGAAGCTGCATATTTACCACACCAATGATCTCCACAGCCATTTTGAAAATTGGCCTCAGATTGCGCATTATGTAAAACGCAGCAGGCAGCAGAACTTGAAAGATTCCGAAGAAAGTTTTTTATTTGATATCGGCGACCACGTAGACCGGTTTCATCCAATCAGTGAAGCATCCTTTGGGCAAAAAAATGTGGAAATGATGAATGAGCTTCATTATGATGCGGCTACCATCGGAAATAATGAAGGCATCACGCTTCCCTATGCTTCGTTAAATTCCCTGTACAGCCGTGCAAACTTCCCCGTCATTTTGTCTAATTTATTTCAGCCCGATGGACAGAGGCCGGGGTGGGCCAAGCCTTATGAAATTCTGACGCTCTCTGATGGATTTAAGGTGGGCCTGCTTGGTGTGACAGTCAGCTACAAGCCCTTTTACGAAAAGCTCGGCTGGATCATTCAGGATCCGTTTGAAAGCTTAAAAGAGGTGCTTCCTGGAGTTGCTGAGCAGGCAGACTACCTTGTGATGTTATCTCATCTCGGTCTATATGATGATGAGAAGCTTGCAGAGGAATTTCCGGAGCTGAACCTGATTTTAGGCGCCCATACCCACCATCTTCTCGAAGAAGGAAAATGGATCCGGAATACCTTGCTTTGCGGAGCCGGGAAATATGGAACACATACGGGTCATGTAGAAATGGAATATGATGAGCATACGAAGACAATCATCAAACAGACAGCCTCCGTCAAGGCGATGGATGCCGCGGAGAAAAGTGAAGCGGATGAGAAGAAGCTGCATCATCATCTGCAGGAGAGCATCGCTCTTTTATCAGACCCTATCGCAGAGCTCGACAAGGAGCTGAACATTCGCTGGTTTGAGGAGTCTGATTTCTCCGCGATGCTTGCAAAAAGCCTGCGCTCCTGGTGCGGAGGAGAAGCATCGATGATCAATGCCGGCATGCTCCTTGATTCACTCCCTAAAGGACCGGTTACAAAAAAAGATCTTCACAGAATCTGTCCCCATCCAATTAATCCCTGCAATGTAGAACTCATGGGGGATCAGCTTCTTGAGGTAATCCGGCAGGCATCCACTGAAGAGATGGAGCAGCTTAAAATGAAGGGACTCGGATTCCGCGGTGCGGTAATGGGGAAGATGATTTACGACGGAATTGACGTCACATATGAGATCCTAAAAGACGGCAAGAAACACGTGGCCTCTGTCGCTGTCAATGGACAGCCTCTCGATCATAACCGTAAGTACAAAATTTCTACTGCGGATATGTTTACACTGGGCCCGCTTTATCCCGTAATCGGCCACTCTCCCAATAAGGAATATTTCATGCCGGAATTTCTGAGAGACCTGCTGGAGTGGACGCTTACTCATTAA
- a CDS encoding sulfite exporter TauE/SafE family protein, with protein MEWVILILLGLAAGTLGSLVGLGGGIIIVPALLFLSGFLGADMTPQQAVGTSLFVLIFTGLSSTLAYMKYKRVDYKSGWILFIGSGPGSLLGAWVNRAFTDDSFSVWFGLFMIAMAVVLMLKERAVPLEGRRGKKGIEGVYIDPAGKEIRYSYQPLTGIAVAFAVGFLGGLFGIGGGSLMVPVMVMLFLFPPHVAVGTSMFIIFLSSIASSGIHAYLGNVNWLYALALIPGAYAGGKLGAFINNKLESKTILILLRIVLVLVGVRLIYQGIS; from the coding sequence ATGGAATGGGTTATTTTAATTTTGCTGGGTCTCGCAGCCGGTACACTCGGCAGCTTAGTCGGGCTTGGAGGAGGAATCATTATTGTTCCGGCGCTCCTCTTTCTGTCCGGCTTCCTCGGGGCTGATATGACGCCGCAGCAAGCAGTGGGAACCTCCCTGTTTGTCCTGATTTTTACAGGGTTATCCTCAACCCTTGCTTATATGAAATATAAGAGAGTGGATTATAAAAGCGGCTGGATCTTATTTATCGGAAGCGGGCCGGGAAGCCTCTTGGGAGCATGGGTAAACCGTGCCTTTACGGATGATTCATTTTCAGTATGGTTCGGACTGTTCATGATTGCGATGGCTGTTGTTCTGATGCTTAAGGAGCGGGCTGTCCCTCTTGAAGGACGAAGAGGGAAAAAAGGAATCGAAGGAGTTTACATAGACCCGGCTGGAAAGGAAATCCGCTATTCCTACCAGCCTCTTACCGGAATTGCCGTTGCCTTTGCCGTTGGATTTTTAGGCGGGCTATTTGGGATTGGCGGAGGATCGCTCATGGTGCCGGTTATGGTCATGCTGTTCCTGTTCCCGCCCCATGTTGCTGTAGGAACGTCCATGTTTATCATTTTCCTTTCATCCATAGCGAGCTCAGGCATTCACGCGTACTTGGGAAACGTAAACTGGCTCTATGCGCTGGCGCTGATTCCCGGCGCATATGCGGGCGGAAAGCTTGGAGCTTTTATTAATAATAAACTTGAGAGCAAAACCATTCTTATTTTGCTTAGGATTGTCCTCGTTTTAGTAGGAGTCCGTCTGATTTACCAAGGCATCAGTTAA
- a CDS encoding DUF72 domain-containing protein, whose product MIHIGVTGWGDHDSIYPDTIRPSDKLKEYSAHFPAVEIDASFYAVQPERNMRKWAEETPSEFQFVVKAYQGMTGHERGEIPFETKTEMFEAFKLSLKPLIDAGKMAMVLFQFPPWFHCKKENVDYLRWCRQQMADLPCALEFRNQSWFQPDVKERTLSFMKEENWIHSICDEPQAGKGSIPAILEIANPEKTLVRFHGRNVHGWNKTGNDQEWREVRYLYKYSTKELEEWAQNLKDLSGKTKELFVLFNNNSGGDAAENAQELIDLLGITYENLSPRQLSLLDFD is encoded by the coding sequence TTGATTCATATTGGAGTAACAGGATGGGGAGATCATGATTCCATTTATCCGGATACCATCCGGCCTTCTGACAAACTAAAAGAATACAGTGCCCATTTTCCGGCAGTTGAGATTGATGCGAGTTTTTACGCGGTTCAGCCTGAACGGAACATGAGGAAATGGGCGGAAGAAACCCCTTCAGAATTTCAGTTTGTTGTCAAAGCCTATCAGGGCATGACCGGGCATGAACGAGGGGAAATTCCATTTGAAACGAAGACGGAGATGTTTGAGGCTTTTAAGCTTTCCCTGAAGCCTTTAATAGACGCAGGCAAGATGGCGATGGTGCTGTTTCAGTTTCCGCCGTGGTTCCATTGCAAAAAGGAGAATGTGGATTATTTGCGGTGGTGCAGGCAGCAGATGGCCGACCTTCCATGTGCATTGGAATTCAGAAATCAATCCTGGTTTCAGCCTGATGTAAAAGAGCGGACCCTTTCATTTATGAAGGAAGAGAACTGGATCCATAGTATCTGTGACGAGCCTCAAGCAGGGAAGGGGTCAATCCCGGCAATTCTTGAGATTGCAAATCCTGAGAAAACCCTGGTCCGTTTTCACGGCAGAAACGTTCACGGCTGGAATAAAACAGGGAATGATCAGGAATGGCGCGAGGTTCGCTATTTGTATAAATACAGTACAAAAGAGCTTGAAGAGTGGGCACAAAACCTTAAAGATCTAAGCGGGAAAACAAAAGAACTGTTTGTTCTGTTTAACAATAACTCGGGGGGAGACGCGGCGGAGAATGCTCAGGAACTCATTGACCTGCTCGGTATTACGTATGAGAACCTCTCCCCCCGCCAATTAAGCTTACTTGATTTTGATTAG
- a CDS encoding VC0807 family protein, translated as MKKHLIISDILFYLVLPYVIWEYGKAPLGDYWAMLLSTVPGIIYTVFRFFAEKQFNVTGLFIMASLSINTIIDLLSQNAERMQQNNVWVSVGFGLFWIATILTKKPFGLYLMVDIAYLQGQKREDSLKLYKQPKLLPLFYLVSFVFAMQNLLNAALRAFLLNQYGIAQYDKILFFMKIYGWVFTVILMITFVFVGMRINDASPDDSDDRNQSIV; from the coding sequence ATGAAAAAACACCTGATCATATCAGATATTCTCTTTTATTTAGTATTGCCATATGTCATCTGGGAATATGGAAAAGCTCCGCTTGGTGATTACTGGGCGATGCTGCTTTCTACAGTTCCCGGAATTATCTATACCGTCTTTCGATTCTTTGCGGAAAAGCAATTCAATGTGACCGGGCTGTTTATCATGGCCTCCCTGAGCATTAACACGATTATCGATCTGCTTTCTCAAAATGCTGAACGGATGCAGCAGAATAACGTCTGGGTATCAGTGGGCTTCGGGCTTTTCTGGATTGCCACCATCCTAACCAAAAAGCCGTTCGGCCTCTATTTAATGGTCGATATCGCTTATTTGCAGGGACAAAAACGGGAAGACAGCCTAAAGCTGTACAAGCAGCCAAAACTGCTGCCTCTCTTTTATCTGGTCAGCTTCGTATTCGCTATGCAAAATTTGCTGAACGCTGCATTAAGAGCGTTTCTGCTGAATCAATACGGAATTGCCCAATATGATAAGATTCTGTTCTTTATGAAAATTTACGGCTGGGTCTTTACGGTCATTCTCATGATCACCTTTGTATTTGTAGGGATGAGGATCAACGATGCTTCTCCTGATGATTCGGATGACAGGAATCAGTCGATTGTATAA
- a CDS encoding helix-turn-helix domain-containing protein: MGMTEYKGKIERIQDTPFGYTISVIGGKWKMVILYLLAENRVVRFNDLKRQIGTITYKTLSSHLKELEADGLIHRKEYPQIPPKVEYSLSKKAETLLPVLEELCEWGVKNRPGL; the protein is encoded by the coding sequence ATGGGGATGACTGAGTATAAGGGCAAAATAGAGCGTATTCAGGATACACCTTTTGGCTATACGATATCGGTGATCGGCGGAAAATGGAAAATGGTGATCCTGTATCTCCTTGCTGAAAACCGGGTCGTTCGGTTTAATGATTTAAAAAGACAAATCGGGACGATTACATACAAAACGTTAAGCTCACATCTTAAGGAACTGGAGGCAGATGGTCTCATTCACCGCAAAGAATATCCTCAAATCCCTCCTAAAGTAGAGTACAGCCTTTCCAAAAAAGCGGAAACGCTGCTGCCTGTTTTAGAAGAACTGTGTGAGTGGGGAGTAAAAAACAGACCCGGTCTCTAA